One part of the Malus sylvestris chromosome 2, drMalSylv7.2, whole genome shotgun sequence genome encodes these proteins:
- the LOC126596046 gene encoding uncharacterized protein LOC126596046 isoform X1 encodes MGDVVFENDISEMPVTVCNDTVRKKSFLFDSLGLYSSMDDIFTRLLTLASYISHRFVQFIEDLARTDADRCSDDLLVNSAGQYLRSLRHGVCNSFFEGYSSSSKSCLSGQNPGICERVSEPREDARTEIVAAKSSYAVVPFIFEGLVLPLHGLQFAWRLAMSCCRSSVAYVRCAHLRICSIASRIQKSLRGSADDIGWLQRTDGMPGVEDGTARFLELLAGIRNGKHRLPSSYVYLLIPGLFSNHGPLYFVGTKKFFSKMGLACHIAKIHSEASVAHNAWELKQYIEELYWGSGKRVMLLGHSKGGVDAAAALSVYWGDLKDKVAGLALVQSPYGGTPLASDCLREGQVADKETRRIMELLICKLIKFFLQSSCWGFVHCPLLHWKGDIRALEDLTYEKRKEFILNHKLPAEQIPLISFHSEASIAPGVLATMTHIAHAELPWLPLPNFGNKESDEIIQAGRQLPVVIPLSAAMALTALHLQLRYGEKSDGLVTCRDAEVPGSVVVRPDRKLDHAWMVYSTKKRNPGEADASEMCEAILTLLVELGKLKEEAKAMN; translated from the exons ATGGGCGATGTGGTTTTTGAGAATGATATATCTGAAATGCCTGTCACA GTCTGTAATGATACTGTGAGGAAGAAAAGTTTTCTTTTCGATAGCTTGGGATTGTATTCGTCGATGGATGACATTTTCACCCGTCTATTGACATTGGCTAGTTATATTAGTCATCGGTTTGTTCAATTTATCG AGGATCTCGCACGTACAGATGCTGATAGATGTTCAGATGATTTGCTGGTCAATTCTGCTGGACAGTATTTAAGATCATTGAGACACGGTGTTTGTAATTCATTTTTTGAAGGTTATTCATCGTCTTCAAAATCTTGTTTATCCGGTCAAAACCCTGGAATCTGTGAAAGAGTCTCAGAGCCCAGGGAAGACGCTAGAACTGAAATTGTAGCAGCCAAGTCCAGTTATGCAGTTGTCCCATTCATTTTTGAAGG GTTAGTACTGCCATTACATGGTTTACAATTTGCATGGAGGTTGGCAATGTCTTGTTGCAGAAGCTCTGTGGCATACGTTAGATGTGCTCATCTTCGAATTTGTAG CATTGCATCTCGAATACAGAAATCATTGCGAGGCTCAGCAGATGATATTGGATGGTTGCAGCGCACTGACGGCATGCCTGGTGTGGAGGATGGTACAGCAAGATTTTTGGAATTGCTTGCAGGAATTAG GAATGGAAAGCACAGACTTCCCAGCTCATATGTCTATCTACTAATTCCCG GCCTCTTTAGCAATCACGGCCCCTTATACTTTGTTGGAACTAAGAAATTCTTTTCGAAGATGGGTCTAGCGTGCCATATTGCAAAAATTCACAGCGAG GCATCAGTTGCGCACAATGCATGGGAACTCAAGCAATATATCGAGGAACTATATTGGGGATCCGGTAAGCGTGTTATGCTGCTAGGGCACAGCAAAGGTGGTGTGGATGCTGCAGCTGCATTATCAGTCTACTGGGGTGATTTGAAAGACAAAGTGGCTGGTTTAGCACTGGTACAGAGCCCATACGGCGGCACTCCATTGGCTTCTGATTGTCTTCGTGAAGGCCAGGTTGCTGATAAAGAAACCCGCCGGATCATGGAGCTCTTGATATGCAAGCTAATTAAG tttttccttcaatcatctTGTTGGGGTTTTGTTCATTGCCCTCTGTTGCACTGGAAGGGTGACATTCGGGCACTGGAGGATCTTACATACGAGAAGCGAAAGGAGTTTATCTTGAATCACAAACTTCCCGCAGAGCAAATTCCTTTGATTTCCTTCCACTCTGAGGCCAGCATTGCTCCCGGCGTCCTTGCAACAATGACACACATAGCGCATGCAGAACTTCCCTGGCTCCCCCTACCAAACTTTGGCAATAAAGAGTCAGATGAAATCATTCAAGCAGGGCGTCAGCTGCCAGTAGTGATTCCTTTATCTGCTGCCATGGCCTTGACTGCACTTCATCTCCAACTCCGGTATGGGGAGAAGAGTGACGGGTTAGTAACCTGCCGTGACGCTGAAGTTCCAGGTTCGGTTGTGGTCCGACCGGACAGGAAGCTTGATCATGCCTGGATGGTTTATTCTACAAAGAAAAGGAACCCAGGTGAGGCTGATGCCTCAGAAATGTGTGAGGCTATTCTGACTCTGCTTGTAGAGCTTGGAAAGTTAAAGGAAGAGGCAAAAGCTATGAACTGA
- the LOC126596046 gene encoding uncharacterized protein LOC126596046 isoform X2: MGDVVFENDISEMPVTVCNDTVRKKSFLFDSLGLYSSMDDIFTRLLTLASYISHRFVQFIEDLARTDADRCSDDLLVNSAGQYLRSLRHGVCNSFFEGYSSSSKSCLSGQNPGICERVSEPREDARTEIVAAKSSYAVVPFIFEGLVLPLHGLQFAWRLAMSCCRSSVAYVRCAHLRICSIASRIQKSLRGSADDIGWLQRTDGMPGVEDGTARFLELLAGIRNGKHRLPSSYVYLLIPGLFSNHGPLYFVGTKKFFSKMGLACHIAKIHSEASVAHNAWELKQYIEELYWGSGKRVMLLGHSKGGVDAAAALSVYWGDLKDKVAGLALVQSPYGGTPLASDCLREGQVADKETRRIMELLICKLIKGDIRALEDLTYEKRKEFILNHKLPAEQIPLISFHSEASIAPGVLATMTHIAHAELPWLPLPNFGNKESDEIIQAGRQLPVVIPLSAAMALTALHLQLRYGEKSDGLVTCRDAEVPGSVVVRPDRKLDHAWMVYSTKKRNPGEADASEMCEAILTLLVELGKLKEEAKAMN; the protein is encoded by the exons ATGGGCGATGTGGTTTTTGAGAATGATATATCTGAAATGCCTGTCACA GTCTGTAATGATACTGTGAGGAAGAAAAGTTTTCTTTTCGATAGCTTGGGATTGTATTCGTCGATGGATGACATTTTCACCCGTCTATTGACATTGGCTAGTTATATTAGTCATCGGTTTGTTCAATTTATCG AGGATCTCGCACGTACAGATGCTGATAGATGTTCAGATGATTTGCTGGTCAATTCTGCTGGACAGTATTTAAGATCATTGAGACACGGTGTTTGTAATTCATTTTTTGAAGGTTATTCATCGTCTTCAAAATCTTGTTTATCCGGTCAAAACCCTGGAATCTGTGAAAGAGTCTCAGAGCCCAGGGAAGACGCTAGAACTGAAATTGTAGCAGCCAAGTCCAGTTATGCAGTTGTCCCATTCATTTTTGAAGG GTTAGTACTGCCATTACATGGTTTACAATTTGCATGGAGGTTGGCAATGTCTTGTTGCAGAAGCTCTGTGGCATACGTTAGATGTGCTCATCTTCGAATTTGTAG CATTGCATCTCGAATACAGAAATCATTGCGAGGCTCAGCAGATGATATTGGATGGTTGCAGCGCACTGACGGCATGCCTGGTGTGGAGGATGGTACAGCAAGATTTTTGGAATTGCTTGCAGGAATTAG GAATGGAAAGCACAGACTTCCCAGCTCATATGTCTATCTACTAATTCCCG GCCTCTTTAGCAATCACGGCCCCTTATACTTTGTTGGAACTAAGAAATTCTTTTCGAAGATGGGTCTAGCGTGCCATATTGCAAAAATTCACAGCGAG GCATCAGTTGCGCACAATGCATGGGAACTCAAGCAATATATCGAGGAACTATATTGGGGATCCGGTAAGCGTGTTATGCTGCTAGGGCACAGCAAAGGTGGTGTGGATGCTGCAGCTGCATTATCAGTCTACTGGGGTGATTTGAAAGACAAAGTGGCTGGTTTAGCACTGGTACAGAGCCCATACGGCGGCACTCCATTGGCTTCTGATTGTCTTCGTGAAGGCCAGGTTGCTGATAAAGAAACCCGCCGGATCATGGAGCTCTTGATATGCAAGCTAATTAAG GGTGACATTCGGGCACTGGAGGATCTTACATACGAGAAGCGAAAGGAGTTTATCTTGAATCACAAACTTCCCGCAGAGCAAATTCCTTTGATTTCCTTCCACTCTGAGGCCAGCATTGCTCCCGGCGTCCTTGCAACAATGACACACATAGCGCATGCAGAACTTCCCTGGCTCCCCCTACCAAACTTTGGCAATAAAGAGTCAGATGAAATCATTCAAGCAGGGCGTCAGCTGCCAGTAGTGATTCCTTTATCTGCTGCCATGGCCTTGACTGCACTTCATCTCCAACTCCGGTATGGGGAGAAGAGTGACGGGTTAGTAACCTGCCGTGACGCTGAAGTTCCAGGTTCGGTTGTGGTCCGACCGGACAGGAAGCTTGATCATGCCTGGATGGTTTATTCTACAAAGAAAAGGAACCCAGGTGAGGCTGATGCCTCAGAAATGTGTGAGGCTATTCTGACTCTGCTTGTAGAGCTTGGAAAGTTAAAGGAAGAGGCAAAAGCTATGAACTGA
- the LOC126596046 gene encoding uncharacterized protein LOC126596046 isoform X3 produces the protein MDDIFTRLLTLASYISHRFVQFIEDLARTDADRCSDDLLVNSAGQYLRSLRHGVCNSFFEGYSSSSKSCLSGQNPGICERVSEPREDARTEIVAAKSSYAVVPFIFEGLVLPLHGLQFAWRLAMSCCRSSVAYVRCAHLRICSIASRIQKSLRGSADDIGWLQRTDGMPGVEDGTARFLELLAGIRNGKHRLPSSYVYLLIPGLFSNHGPLYFVGTKKFFSKMGLACHIAKIHSEASVAHNAWELKQYIEELYWGSGKRVMLLGHSKGGVDAAAALSVYWGDLKDKVAGLALVQSPYGGTPLASDCLREGQVADKETRRIMELLICKLIKFFLQSSCWGFVHCPLLHWKGDIRALEDLTYEKRKEFILNHKLPAEQIPLISFHSEASIAPGVLATMTHIAHAELPWLPLPNFGNKESDEIIQAGRQLPVVIPLSAAMALTALHLQLRYGEKSDGLVTCRDAEVPGSVVVRPDRKLDHAWMVYSTKKRNPGEADASEMCEAILTLLVELGKLKEEAKAMN, from the exons ATGGATGACATTTTCACCCGTCTATTGACATTGGCTAGTTATATTAGTCATCGGTTTGTTCAATTTATCG AGGATCTCGCACGTACAGATGCTGATAGATGTTCAGATGATTTGCTGGTCAATTCTGCTGGACAGTATTTAAGATCATTGAGACACGGTGTTTGTAATTCATTTTTTGAAGGTTATTCATCGTCTTCAAAATCTTGTTTATCCGGTCAAAACCCTGGAATCTGTGAAAGAGTCTCAGAGCCCAGGGAAGACGCTAGAACTGAAATTGTAGCAGCCAAGTCCAGTTATGCAGTTGTCCCATTCATTTTTGAAGG GTTAGTACTGCCATTACATGGTTTACAATTTGCATGGAGGTTGGCAATGTCTTGTTGCAGAAGCTCTGTGGCATACGTTAGATGTGCTCATCTTCGAATTTGTAG CATTGCATCTCGAATACAGAAATCATTGCGAGGCTCAGCAGATGATATTGGATGGTTGCAGCGCACTGACGGCATGCCTGGTGTGGAGGATGGTACAGCAAGATTTTTGGAATTGCTTGCAGGAATTAG GAATGGAAAGCACAGACTTCCCAGCTCATATGTCTATCTACTAATTCCCG GCCTCTTTAGCAATCACGGCCCCTTATACTTTGTTGGAACTAAGAAATTCTTTTCGAAGATGGGTCTAGCGTGCCATATTGCAAAAATTCACAGCGAG GCATCAGTTGCGCACAATGCATGGGAACTCAAGCAATATATCGAGGAACTATATTGGGGATCCGGTAAGCGTGTTATGCTGCTAGGGCACAGCAAAGGTGGTGTGGATGCTGCAGCTGCATTATCAGTCTACTGGGGTGATTTGAAAGACAAAGTGGCTGGTTTAGCACTGGTACAGAGCCCATACGGCGGCACTCCATTGGCTTCTGATTGTCTTCGTGAAGGCCAGGTTGCTGATAAAGAAACCCGCCGGATCATGGAGCTCTTGATATGCAAGCTAATTAAG tttttccttcaatcatctTGTTGGGGTTTTGTTCATTGCCCTCTGTTGCACTGGAAGGGTGACATTCGGGCACTGGAGGATCTTACATACGAGAAGCGAAAGGAGTTTATCTTGAATCACAAACTTCCCGCAGAGCAAATTCCTTTGATTTCCTTCCACTCTGAGGCCAGCATTGCTCCCGGCGTCCTTGCAACAATGACACACATAGCGCATGCAGAACTTCCCTGGCTCCCCCTACCAAACTTTGGCAATAAAGAGTCAGATGAAATCATTCAAGCAGGGCGTCAGCTGCCAGTAGTGATTCCTTTATCTGCTGCCATGGCCTTGACTGCACTTCATCTCCAACTCCGGTATGGGGAGAAGAGTGACGGGTTAGTAACCTGCCGTGACGCTGAAGTTCCAGGTTCGGTTGTGGTCCGACCGGACAGGAAGCTTGATCATGCCTGGATGGTTTATTCTACAAAGAAAAGGAACCCAGGTGAGGCTGATGCCTCAGAAATGTGTGAGGCTATTCTGACTCTGCTTGTAGAGCTTGGAAAGTTAAAGGAAGAGGCAAAAGCTATGAACTGA